In Persicimonas caeni, a single window of DNA contains:
- a CDS encoding leucine-rich repeat domain-containing protein, protein MTILLFTILVGIASGCGGEENGGEVETTSWSSIDCPRLQLDTFDDCTYEEQNGLFLDDRDSVEAFCESTCDKLGTGVSLTGPFAAGDDIRPKDLAVLKGLKAVNSIDLDDANTLESLHGLESLERINDVFYIRYCDSLTSIEALSSLREIGSNMELIDSDNLQSLAGLESLKKISAMILEYNDELRSIEALSGLEELSGLGVEDNPKLPRCQAEALADKHGLSGDDVAIANNGSGTCDN, encoded by the coding sequence GTGACCATCCTGCTGTTCACCATTCTCGTTGGAATTGCCTCCGGGTGCGGCGGCGAAGAGAATGGGGGAGAGGTCGAGACGACCTCCTGGTCCTCAATCGATTGTCCCCGCTTACAACTCGATACATTCGACGACTGCACCTACGAGGAGCAAAATGGCCTATTTCTTGACGACCGAGACAGCGTCGAAGCTTTCTGCGAGTCCACCTGCGACAAACTCGGTACAGGAGTAAGTCTCACGGGTCCATTCGCGGCGGGCGACGATATTCGTCCCAAGGATTTGGCTGTTCTCAAAGGGTTGAAGGCCGTGAACAGCATCGACCTTGATGACGCAAATACTCTGGAGAGTCTGCATGGGCTCGAGAGTCTCGAGCGGATCAACGATGTGTTCTACATTCGCTACTGTGATTCACTCACCAGTATCGAGGCTCTGAGTTCGCTTCGCGAGATCGGGTCGAATATGGAACTGATCGACTCCGACAACCTGCAGAGTTTGGCGGGTCTCGAATCCCTGAAAAAGATTTCTGCGATGATACTCGAATACAACGACGAACTTCGCAGCATCGAAGCACTGTCCGGCCTCGAAGAGCTCTCTGGACTAGGTGTTGAGGACAACCCGAAGCTACCGCGCTGTCAGGCCGAAGCGCTTGCAGACAAGCACGGCCTCTCGGGTGACGATGTAGCCATCGCCAACAACGGGTCTGGGACCTGTGACAATTGA
- a CDS encoding ribonuclease J, translated as MTEEQSTRSHGRKGSNVPAPPEHDYVRFIPLGGLDEVGMNCAIIECNGSMLLVDCGLTFPEDEFGVDIILPDWTYVMDNLDRLDAVLLTHGHEDHIGALPFFLQEVDVPVYSGRLTLSMLYSKLQSHNLAGEVDLFPVEPGELIELGPFVIEFVHINHSVPNAMSIALKTPLGNFIFTGDWKLDQTPIYEPPMDIQRFAALGTEGVVGLFGDSTNSEVPGMSTSEAVVHQGLRDVLEAAEGRVIVAQFSSNIFRVRGMLELAKEQGRKVALLGRSLNRNFNLAREEGFMKLPGEDVLIDARDIEDYPDKELLVISTGSQAEPRASLTRMGLGDHYQISVKKSDTIVVSARKIPGNERGIYNMLNNLAKFGATIITANDAPIHSTGHAKQEEIKLMLNLTTPEYLVPVHGEYRMRKRHAELGKAVGIENQQLIENGDVLEFDHTGARVVGHVHTGRLLVDGKYTGDLEEMVLRDRAKLANSGIIVAFVVMDRDTGGVTAAPNLMQKGFIGETEIDHLMDEASDYALDAIRQLSEQARRDTNEVREAVRSSIRRFFRKSIDRKPVVIPVVHEV; from the coding sequence ATGACTGAAGAACAAAGCACCCGCTCCCACGGCCGAAAGGGCTCGAACGTCCCGGCGCCGCCGGAGCACGATTATGTACGTTTTATCCCGCTGGGCGGCCTCGACGAGGTCGGCATGAACTGCGCCATCATCGAGTGCAACGGCTCGATGCTCTTGGTCGATTGCGGGCTGACCTTCCCGGAGGACGAATTCGGCGTCGACATCATCCTGCCGGATTGGACCTACGTGATGGACAACCTGGACCGCCTCGACGCGGTCTTGCTCACCCACGGCCACGAAGACCACATCGGCGCCCTGCCCTTCTTTTTGCAGGAGGTCGACGTGCCGGTCTACAGCGGCCGGCTGACCCTGTCGATGCTCTACAGCAAGCTGCAGTCGCATAACCTGGCCGGCGAGGTCGATCTGTTTCCGGTCGAGCCCGGCGAGCTTATCGAGCTCGGCCCCTTCGTCATCGAGTTTGTCCACATCAACCACTCGGTGCCCAACGCGATGAGCATCGCGCTGAAGACCCCGCTGGGGAACTTCATCTTCACCGGCGACTGGAAGCTCGACCAGACGCCCATCTACGAGCCGCCGATGGATATCCAGCGCTTCGCCGCGCTGGGCACCGAAGGCGTCGTGGGTCTGTTCGGCGACAGCACCAACTCGGAAGTCCCGGGCATGTCCACCAGCGAAGCGGTGGTCCACCAGGGGCTTCGCGACGTGCTCGAGGCGGCCGAAGGCCGCGTCATCGTCGCGCAATTCTCGTCGAATATCTTCCGCGTGCGCGGCATGCTCGAGTTGGCCAAGGAGCAAGGCCGCAAGGTGGCGCTCTTGGGCCGCAGCCTCAACCGGAACTTCAACCTCGCCCGCGAGGAAGGCTTCATGAAGCTTCCCGGCGAGGACGTGCTCATCGACGCACGCGACATCGAAGATTACCCGGACAAGGAACTCCTGGTCATCTCGACCGGCAGCCAGGCCGAGCCGCGCGCCAGCCTCACCCGCATGGGCCTCGGCGACCACTACCAAATCTCGGTCAAAAAGAGCGACACTATCGTGGTGAGCGCGCGTAAGATTCCGGGCAACGAGCGCGGCATCTACAACATGCTCAACAACCTGGCGAAGTTCGGCGCGACCATCATCACCGCCAACGACGCGCCCATCCACTCGACGGGCCACGCCAAGCAGGAAGAGATCAAGTTGATGCTCAACCTGACCACGCCCGAGTATCTGGTGCCGGTGCACGGCGAGTATCGCATGCGCAAGCGCCACGCCGAGCTCGGCAAGGCCGTGGGCATCGAGAACCAGCAGCTCATCGAGAACGGCGACGTGCTCGAGTTCGACCACACCGGCGCTCGCGTCGTCGGTCACGTGCACACCGGACGCCTGCTCGTCGACGGCAAGTACACCGGCGACCTCGAGGAGATGGTCCTGCGCGACCGCGCCAAGCTGGCCAACTCGGGGATCATCGTGGCGTTCGTGGTCATGGACCGCGATACCGGTGGCGTAACCGCGGCGCCCAACTTGATGCAAAAAGGCTTTATCGGTGAGACCGAGATCGATCACCTGATGGACGAGGCGTCCGACTACGCCCTCGACGCCATCCGCCAGCTCTCCGAGCAGGCTCGCCGCGACACCAACGAGGTGCGCGAGGCGGTCAGAAGCTCGATCCGACGCTTCTTCCGAAAGAGCATCGACCGCAAGCCGGTCGTCATCCCGGTGGTGCACGAGGTGTAA